The genomic stretch GTGAGAGCAAGGACTGGCTCAATCTggagagcctgaaggaaaactcgCTCCAAATCTCTTCTGGCCGATGCTGACATCAATTTCCCCAAAGCCTTAATGTGCTCTGTGGACAGCAGAAGttctccttgctggggctgtcttTGGTAGCTGTCTGTAAAGAGCTGCACCAAAATTTGTCCATAGAAGCTTAACTGCTTCCCtattttagggaatttttcaGACTTCTGAGAAGCCAAGCCCATCTCAGGAAGTTGCAGCATGGTTAAAGTGAtctccttcagctgagctgcagtcaTGTACatgtgcagctcctccagagcctgcagctggtgagACTTCCTGGGATAGACCTGGCTTTGGTCCTTCCCCCcagtctgcagctcttccaggacaCTTTTGGTGATGGCTTTGAAATACTTGGACAAGACGTGTCTGTGATCTCttgttttcagcagctggagcaccccAGAATGGAGGTGAGCTGACAGGAGCTTCACAGTGACAGGGTTCAGACCAGGCTGAGGAATAGAGCACAGCTCCAACGCCAGGAACCAGCTCTCCAGTGCAGGATGTCTGAAAATCAAGGTGAGTGCATCCTCCAGGGTCTGTAACAAACAGAGGTAACAGCATCACTGAATGGATAATCACAGTGCAgggtaaaaaataaactcatttaTCTGCCTATTTTCCAGTTTATCAGTTACAATTATTGAACATGAAACTGTCTACTAGCTGACCAGaggataaaaaatattaatgaattacaAGCACATAAATATCATTCTCTCAACATTTATGCTGTGGGATTTATGCTGCTATACTGAACACTCTGGATGTGTCTAAGCTTGtctgcagagaaaaactgagTATTCTGGGGTTCATCAACACACTCTAATCTCCACAAATTCACAGAacagatgaaaggagaaaaaattccctCCTCAGGTACATAATTTTCAGCAAGGCTTtacacagggctgaggggaatgcattttttcctgcaaaggTGATGTGATTTGGGACTCTCCTGACCGTGTTCCAGCTCAGGGGTGGGACTGTGGGTGATGCAGCTGGGTCACATCTCCAGACAGCAGTTTAGCAACCTCACGCTCTGCATTCCTAAGTTCTTCTCCAAGAGCTTGACAACACCTCTCTGATCAGCAAAACTATTCCCTAGAGAATCAGCCAAACCCAAGTTTACTAACATGTGCCTCTGTATGCAGGGATTTGGTACCTTGTCATTTGAAGACACTTCTGTCATCAGAGACTCCTCATCCATGAAGAGATCCCATCAGCCTgatgctcctcctgcttctgctgctgctccagctttatTTCATTGTCCCGGTACAACAGGATGCTCAGCAGGTCCACACAGAGATCAACAAGCTGAGGACCCAAAGTTTTACCAAGCtatgaaaacaaagacatgttggaagtgaagaaaagaggaggatgGGAGCAGACAGGTAATTAAACAACAGGAATAGGAGTTAACTAAGAACTACTTAGATTACAACCTCTTCTGGGAGAAGGAACCGCCTCCCTTAATAGAAACCTGATTCTAAGAGAAGTCTCAGGTTGCCAAATAAATAGTGATAGAATTtcatttatacatatatatattcatttatacattatatatatgacATTTGGAGGTACACAGGCCAGTGAATTTTACTCTCTGCAAAGGCTCCCTGGGGAGACCCAGGAGCTGGATTAAAATCTCGAGGTTATTTGCACTCACACTGATCAGCAAGGTAACCATGCAAAGTAAATCCAAAGCAAATCCTCAATAATAAGAACTGGCATTTATTCACAAATTACATGCAGTTTTGTACGgtgctgtgcagcctcagagacaagcacagaaaaaagaCCTACAGAACTGGAACCTAAGTTTGAACAGCTAAGTCATTTGTACCttctacatgaaaataaagcaaacataACCACAATATTATTACAATATTGCTCTTACCCTGCTGAAGTTCTCCACTGTGGATTTCAGGTATAAGAGCACATGCTTTACTCCCAACAAAAGCTGGTCAGGTGGGAGCCAGGAAGCCAATTTTGTCTGAACACCACCTTCCAGTAGGGTATTGCTTCCTCTCTCATAGGCTCTCTTTAGCAAAGTGGTAAATGCAGAatccaggggcacagcaggttcTTTGCTCACCTCCTCgtgatttttaaactgtttaaagtggaaaaaaaatcataagagaaaaacagtgatgaatatgaaacaaaaatctcctcagCTCCCCATGTTTTGAGATGAGCTGTGAGCTGAACTCAGGTGGAGTGTAGTAGTGTTCACTGCTGGCCTTGGAGAAAAActcaccaaacccagcccagggggccTGTGATCCCCAACCCAGCCAGGGACAACTGCAGGCACTCTGAACTGACACATATAAtctgcacaaggaaaaaaaaaggatgcaaaaTAGCCACCTACTCATTAGAACTGATTACCTCTTCTAGATACAGAAAGCCATCCAcccaagttttcttcttttggcacACTCTGTCACAAATTATAACTGTGTTTGACAATGATCAAATGAGTGTtgatgccatttttttttttttttttctctgaaatctcACCTAGGTGCtttatctttattaaaaaggaaagggctGTTTGTTCTAATTGTACTAGAAATAAATCAGGTGGTTGAAGAAATAAGTCAGGTGGTTGCACACCTTGTCTGGCTGTGGTGTCTCCCTTCAGCTCTAGGAATCACACTTATCAAGGTGTCCTGTTTgcaacacaagcagaaaaagataCCAAAATTCATCTTGGAACTCATATTTATAAAAAGTggctagattatttttttaaagaatcaaaagataaaataacccaagtatatttttttctgtaactttttctccctgcacacaATATAGCtgcacctcagagcagctccacattgCTTTCTCTGTACAGAACTGATGACACTTAGATTGTCTTCTCTAGCAGCTCCTATGACaattaaagctgaatttgtttcttggcctacacaaaaaaaccccaaaaaacaaccaaaagaaacaacaacacaccaaacaaacaaacacaagcaaCACAAATTTGGGCCTCTAAAAAGTTTGGAGGCCATTCCAAAATACCATTAAAGAAGACACAGGAGCAAgttcatattttgcttttgacaATATAGAGAGAGGAAAGATAAAAGCAGCATGAATTGGTGCTTAGGTCTAATGACagagtttaaaatatttgaactgCCATTTCACCTTCAGATTAATCATATAATCTCTGACACATTAAAGCCAAACCATTCCTCAGTTTTACCCTCTGTATATCGAGGACAACAACATTCACTCCCATTCTTGAAGAGGTTTAAAAGTTTTGTGAAAAGAACACCAGATaagtataaataattataataatcaATTTTGGTTATCAGAGAGCTTAAGGGGCTCCCTTCACACATGACTGATGGGTGCTTTGGGAGACAAATGTAGTCTTTAGGCAAGATTGTGCCTTTTGTTACCTTTTCTGCCTTTAATTATTACTTTTCACCTTCAGATAGGCTAATGCTGATCAGGAAATCTTACCCACACTGTAAAGTGAAATAAATCCCTCACCTTTTTATTTGACAGCACTGAAGCTCTTTCATTGCACATGGAGCCACATTAATCACCtattcctgccttccttctccCCACCACACAAATGAAGAGGCTCATCCTGTTTTACTCATCATCAATGACAGCAAAGGTGTGATCCATTTGTTCTAATTTAGTCACCACCTGCCCAGGATCTGAGGCAGGCACCCTCAGCTCTGTTTATTatcagcagagagaaacaggTACCCCCAGAGAGCAATTTGTCTTATCCCAAGATGGGGGTGTCTAGAACAGGTCACAAAAATCACActctggagatttttgggggcATTAAGGGAGCCTGAGGTGACTGGCTCAAACTTGGGTGCATAACTTC from Oenanthe melanoleuca isolate GR-GAL-2019-014 unplaced genomic scaffold, OMel1.0 S391, whole genome shotgun sequence encodes the following:
- the LOC130266967 gene encoding nucleolar pre-ribosomal-associated protein 1-like, which gives rise to MDEESLMTEVSSNDKTLEDALTLIFRHPALESWFLALELCSIPQPGLNPVTVKLLSAHLHSGVLQLLKTRDHRHVLSKYFKAITKSVLEELQTGGKDQSQVYPRKSHQLQALEELHMYMTAAQLKEITLTMLQLPEMGLASQKSEKFPKIGKQLSFYGQILVQLFTDSYQRQPQQGELLLSTEHIKALGKLMSASARRDLERVFLQALQIEP